ATGACTGTTGCACTTATATGCATAATTTGTGGCCTTTTAATAAGCATGAAAATAATGAACATAGAAGTGTAGAGGGGAAAATTCTATGATATTAAAAATTATTTTAGTGGTGATCCTTTTGGTTGTTGCAGTCACTAATTTAAAGAATAAAAAGGTTTACGATACATTTATCTCGACTTATAAGGAAGACATTACCTTGCCAATAATCGCGCCATATTCGTTTGCCATTATTGATAAATTCAATTTGTATCGGCGTATGCCTAAATTAATAAATACGATTCATCAAAAGATGATAATTTTAAGGGGGAGCAAGCTGTCCGGTGATTATACCAAAATTTACTTAGGGAAAATAATTACATCTATCACTTTAGTAATTTTTTTCAGTGTTGTCTTTATTGTGCTAGACGGTGGGGACTATAGTAAACTATTGTATGGTTTCATTTTCACAGTCATAATTGGTTTTTACCTAGTGAAAGACCTAGACAAAAAGGTAAAGCAGCGCAAGGATTCTATGATAATTGAACTTCCTGAATTTGTTAATAAAGTAATTCTTTTAGTAAATGCTGGTGAAACCGTTCAGGGGGCTATAAAAAAATGTGTCGATCAAAATAAAGCTAACATTTATGATTCACCGTTGTACTTCGAATTAAATGAAGCAGTGAATAAAATGTCTGCTAATACATCCTTTCAGGAGGTGATGAAAGACCTAAACTACAGGTGTGGTATTCAGGAAGTTTCCATCTTTACAACTACAGTTATGATGAATCACCGAAAAGGTGGGGCTCTATTGGTACAGTCACTAAAAGAGCTATCAGTATCGTTATGGGAAAAGCGAAAAACCGTAACTCGGATTAAAGGGGAAGAAGCCTCATCTAAATTAGTATTTCCAATTATATTTATTTTTGGAGCTGTTTTAATAATTGTTATTTATCCAGCTTTAGCTATATTTTAAAAAAGGAGAGATTTTTAATGGATCAATTTTCAAATTTTATGAAAGATTTCTGGAATGACGAGGAGGGATTGGAAACAATTGAAATACTGTTAATTTTGGCAGTGTTAATTTCCATTGCACTTCTATTCAAGGACCGAATCACAAGTTGGGCAAATAAATTATTTGACCAGGTTGATAAGCAGCTTCCTGGCAGCTAACTATTAGAAGGGAAGGAGTACATATGAAATCCTTTTGTAAAGACGATAGGGGAAGTTTTACAATCGAAGCATCTTTTGTATTTCCTTCACTCCTGCTCTTTACCTTACTTGGTGTTTTCTTTTGCATTATTATTTTTCAGATAGGTACCGCCAATTACGTCGCGCAAAAGGCAGCTGCCCAGACTGCGTATGTTTGGGATAATTCTAATAAAGATTTGGAAACAGGTGAATTTGCCAAAAAATATTATGCTGGATTGGATACCGGTGGCGATGGTCTATACTGGCGCATCACGGATAATGGCATCTTAGGGATATTTGGCATTAGCGGTGGGCTTTTTCCAGGTAAATCACTTTCGGGAGAAAAAATAGAGAACGCTGAAGCGGCATACAATGGCTCGATAAGTGTGGAATTAACGTATAATAATAAATTGGTATATAGTGAAGTTGAAGCTGAAGCTTCATCCTCCTTGTATATTCCTGCATTTGTTACAAAACTCCTTGGTAGCAATGTTGTAAAAGCAAAGTCAACACATGTGGTTACAGAAACTCCTGAATTAATACGTACGTTTAATTTCGCTAAGTATATGTGGACTAGATTTGGTGCTGGTGGTCCAGCATCAGGATTGTCAATTGGAAGCTTTTTTGGTGGTGCTAAATGATTAGCCCGGGCAAGGTGTTGATATTTATGAAAAAGAAATTTAAGCGACTATTTTTTAAAGATAATGGTTCTGTGTCTATATATGCAATCATCATTATCCTGCCAATTTTTATGCTTAATGCATTATTGATTGACACATTGCGAATTATGTCTGCCGAGCGACAGATTGAAAACGCAATGGACACAGCACTTCGATCCACAATGGCGGAATTTGATACTAAGCTTGCAAGTGTAGGTTTGTTTGCATATGGTGGTGAAAGTGCAGATGCAGATTTCAATAGGTTTATTAATAAACAGTTTTATAATTCGGTTGAATTAAGTGGATATGAAAATTTGTCAAGTCCAGAAATTATAACCGCAAATGCAAATTTTACAAACGAAAGAAATTTAGTCGACTACGATGTTTTTGAGCATCAAATCCTAGAAAGTATGAAATATCAGGCGCCAGCACAAATAGGTGAGGCATTATTCACACTAGTAGGGTCAAAGAACCTGAATAATATTACGGAAGAGCAAGTGGAGAATGCAAAAAATGTGTCCGAGAACTATGAGAAAATCCTTGAGTTAACAGAAAAACGCAATGATGAAATTGACAAAGCGGTTAAAGAATATAAACATTATAGTGCTGTTTTTAAGGACGACATACCGAATAAGATAATCGGTAATCCGGTTACCGATAATTCAAAAGATAAAAAGATCCCTTCAGGCATTAAAACATTTGAAGAATTAATTTTTTATTATGATCGCTATCACAAACTTAAGAAAAAGGAAGAATTAAAAGATGGTGAACAACAAGAAATAGATAACTATGAGAAAAATTACAATGAAGATGTTGCATTTTCCTATTATTTAAATGTGATAGCTGGAAAAGAAATAAAAAATGCCCTAGTAGGGAAAGGCGGAAGCTTAAGTTCACCAGCCAAGAATTCAGCTAAATGGTACAATAAAGAAATTAAAAAAATTCTGGATAAGGGAAAAGGAAAGTCGCTTAAAGCTTTGGAATCACTTTATCTAGATAAATCGTTTTTTGAGACAGTTATTAATAATATGGATAAAGTTAATAAAGAATTGGATTTAGCGACTTCGGTACCTATTAGGGAAATTTTAAAATCACAAGATCTAACAAATCTAACTATCACTCAATTAATAATGGTGTTTTATGTTGTAATCAAGAAAGAAAAATTTAAAGATCTTGCATTGCTGGTTAAAGACGCGGTAACTACAAAAACAACTAATATTGTAGATACGCAACTAGTTGCAATAGATGATCAGTTCCTTCTATACGAGGATTCCAAAAAAGAATTGAAATCTGAGGAATATGGTGCTGCAAAAAAAGAAGCGAAGACAAGTTTCAGTGACTTACTAAATAGCTTGGGCAGTGCAAGGGAACTTGGTAATGATCAACAAGTATACGATGAATTGGAAGGCATTATGGCAAGTTATAATGCTGCAACAAATGGCGGGGGAGATAAAGAAGAGTCTGATCGCTTGCAGTTTATTTCAGATGCATTTAACCGTTTTAAAGAATTTGTGAATTTTGTTCATGGATTTCCTGAAGAATTCCGAAATCAATTGTATATTAATGAGTACATATTGGCTAATTATGGAACATCACCTCCGTATGAGTTAATTGATGCTGAATCTTATCTATTCAAAAACAAACAAGGCCAATTCATAACGTATGGTTATGGCTCAGCGGGAACAAATTACTTTATGTTTATTAAAGATATTGTACTGGTATTGTTTGTGGTGAATTTGATGGAATCTATGGTGAAAGGGGGATTCGCTGGACCAGTTGGATTTCTAAGGGCAGTTGGTCAAGCGTTTATTTTTACGGGAAAACAGTTGACTAATATCACTACTGGAGACTATGTTTTGGAATGGCAACCATTCAAAATAGCACAAATCGATATGACGATGCCAATGTTTTTACGAATATTTATGATGATGCGGTCAACTGGTGAGAGTTATAATCATGAAAAGCTTAGACGTTTGCAGGCAGTAATTACAAAAGATACTGGTGTTGATTTAAACAAAGCACCTTCCTACATTGAAGGAAATGTTAAAGGTAAAATAAAATTATGGTTTATCCCTGCATTAACAGAGGTAATACCTAATCAATATGGCAATGTAAAGGGTAGTTATTATTATATAAATAAGAAAAAGGTTTATTCATACTAATTTGGAGGGATACGAAATGAAAAAATTATTGATTTTACTTTTTGCGGCATTATTAATTGTTGTAACCGGTTGTAGCGATGATTCCGATGATACTAGCAAAACAAATGATAACAATGAAAAGGCTTCGGAAACAACTAATAATGATGATAAAAAGGATGAAAAAAAAGAGGATAAAAAAGTTTATCAAATCGGTGAAACTGCTGAAATTACTAGTAGCACATATGAATTTCCATACGAAGTAACGGTAAACAGTTTTGAATTAACTAAAGATAAGGTTGATGGAGTGTCATTGGATGAAAAAGTATCAGAGGTCGATGAAGAGGATAGATTTGCTGTTGTAAACGTGACAATTAAGAACACAAGTGATAGACCGTTTGTGCCAAATGAAAAAATATCTGCACAATTTATTTCGGAGACCCTAGGAGAACAAACTGATGATTCCTTTTTTACAAAAAGAAATGAAAAACTTGAACCCGGGCAAGAAATTTCAGGTAATCTAGTTACTGTAATTGGTAATACAAATGATGAGGTATTCTATATTGTTTATGAGGCAATGTCTGGTGAGGAAACTAAATTTGAGTTGCCCAATCCGGAAAAATAATAATTTCAAAAAATGAATTACCTAAAGGTAGCTTTGCTACCTTTAGAAAAAGGAAGAGGTTAAATGTTTCTTCCTTTTTCTAAGGGCAGCAGGGCATTTGATTTTAATCAGTTCTATAATCACTTAGATAGTGTTCTGGTTCCTGATCTTTTGTACTTTATTAAATATTAACATGGAGGGAAACGACTTTGAAAAAAATTATAATATTATTTCTTGCAATTGCAGTAATTGCTGGATGTAGTGATGATACATCTGACAAAGGAAGTAAAGAAGATTCAAAAGAGGTCTCAAAAGATACAACCATACCGGAAGGCGAAGTATATTCAATAAATGAGACTGCTGAAATAACCAATCCAAAGCATGGTTTTACATACGAAGTAACTGTTAACAGTTTTGAATTAACCGATAAATATAAAGATAAAACGATGGATGAATTAAAGGTCGAAGGTTTCCCAGATGCAAAACTAGCAGTAGCCAATGTTACGATAAAAAATATAGGCGATCAAGTTTTTAAGCCAAGTCAAATAAAAAACTTACTTTTAACAGTGGATGGTAATGGTACGGGTAAAATGGATTTATCCCCAAGTTTAAACGTTGAATTAGAACCAGGAAAAGAGATAACAAAGGATTTAGTATTTTTTTGTGTAATACCTTCCAGTGAATTATTTCTAGAGTTTGAACGTTACTCGGAATATGAGGCAAAATTTTCATTACCAAATGCTGAGACTAATAAGTAACACCGCGTGAGTAAAAGTATTAAATTTTTTGTGGAGATGAATTGCCGTGATGTGGTTTCACTAAATTTAAGATTCATTAGGATATCATATTAGGTTTTAAACCATAGTACAAAAATCATTGAAGGTGTGACTAATATGAAATTTTATAAAAAGGAAAATGGAAGTATCACTATTGAAGCAGCAATGATTATACCGCTGTTCTTAATGTTAATTTTACTGCTTACATCCTTTGTAAAAATTTCGATAGCTGAAATGGCATTGAAGGAATCTGTTAGCGAAACAGCACAAACTGTTGCACATTACTCTTATCTAGCCATGGTAGCGCAAAATACTATAAAACAAAAATCAGACGCCTTTGTTGACAGTTTGACAGAAAAAGCAGGGGCTAGTGTGGGGCTTGAAAACAATGTCATTGCGAATACATTATTAGGCAAGATAGCGGATAGTGGTAAGAAGTTAATCCCAACTTCGGGAAATGTAATGAATGATTTTTCGAATGGGGTTTACGAAACGGTAGTGAAACAAAAATATAAACAAAAAGTAGGAAGTTCAAGTTTCTTCAACCCCGAGGGCATTACGGTTGTGAATTCATCCGTTCCTGAAGGTACAAGCGGAGAGTCAGCATTAGTAAAGGTTGAGGCTGAAAACACGCTTCAATTGATTATACCGTTTTTCCAAAAAGAAATAACAATAAAGAAAAAAGCAGTAGAACGCGGCTGGGTTGGTAATTAGTTAAAAGAAAGGAGTGAAGTACATGCAAGGGCAATTTATTATTTTGATTATTTTTTTATGTATTGTTTTTTACTATGATGTCAGACAGTCGCGTATCCCTAATTGGTTAAATGTTAGTGGTGCTTTAGTTGGACTGTTATATCACCTACTAGTGAATCAAATTGATGGCTTGTTAAATTCTGTTTTCGGTTTGTTAGCAGGAGGTTTAATACTATTGTTGTTATACTTTTTTAAAGCGATTGGTGCTGGTGATGTTAAGTTGTTTGCAGCCATTGGTGCAATTTGTGGAGTTTTGTTTACATTATATGCAGTAATGTATTCCATCATTTTTGCAGGAATTATAGGACTTATTATCTTATTATTCACGAAGACGTTTTTAATTAATATGACTTTAGCCTTTTTACACATAATGGAATCTATTAAGGACAGGACCTTGACCCCGTTGGATGATTTTAAAAAGAATGTTTCTAACCGATTTCCATTTATTTATGCGGTAGTACCAGGTGTTTTTACGTCATTTTATTATATGTATATTGCTCAAGGAGGGATTTAGGTGTCCAATCAACTTTATAACTTTTATGTAGATTATGCTCAATCAAATGGTTCATATATGAAAATACGAAAAACGAAAGAAAAGGGATTTCAATCAACTGACCTTCAAGAACTTCAATTAAAAATGATTCAATCCAACACAATCCCACGTTTAGTTCCAATGAATTTTGAAGAAATCAACGGCAAAATTACGGTTATGTACAGCATAGATGGATTACGAAAATTAAGGCCACTGTCAAAAGAACGTCCGTTATCCATGCAAGATTATTATTCTTTGTTTATAAATATTATCCAGGCATTACAGGACTCGAATAATTATATGCTTGAGGATCAACAATACGTTCTAAACGAAGATTATATTTACGTTGGAAATGGCTATCACCAAGTGTATTTAACTTACCTGCCATTGAATGATATTAAGAATAAGCCTTCGTTATATGAAGATTTGAAAAAGCTGCTACTTAATATTGCAGGTGAGGTACAGGGACTGAAGGGTGTCCAGTTTAAAATGATTCTAAGTT
This Virgibacillus phasianinus DNA region includes the following protein-coding sequences:
- a CDS encoding DUF4352 domain-containing protein, whose product is MKKLLILLFAALLIVVTGCSDDSDDTSKTNDNNEKASETTNNDDKKDEKKEDKKVYQIGETAEITSSTYEFPYEVTVNSFELTKDKVDGVSLDEKVSEVDEEDRFAVVNVTIKNTSDRPFVPNEKISAQFISETLGEQTDDSFFTKRNEKLEPGQEISGNLVTVIGNTNDEVFYIVYEAMSGEETKFELPNPEK
- a CDS encoding TadE/TadG family type IV pilus assembly protein codes for the protein MKFYKKENGSITIEAAMIIPLFLMLILLLTSFVKISIAEMALKESVSETAQTVAHYSYLAMVAQNTIKQKSDAFVDSLTEKAGASVGLENNVIANTLLGKIADSGKKLIPTSGNVMNDFSNGVYETVVKQKYKQKVGSSSFFNPEGITVVNSSVPEGTSGESALVKVEAENTLQLIIPFFQKEITIKKKAVERGWVGN
- a CDS encoding type II secretion system F family protein, coding for MILKIILVVILLVVAVTNLKNKKVYDTFISTYKEDITLPIIAPYSFAIIDKFNLYRRMPKLINTIHQKMIILRGSKLSGDYTKIYLGKIITSITLVIFFSVVFIVLDGGDYSKLLYGFIFTVIIGFYLVKDLDKKVKQRKDSMIIELPEFVNKVILLVNAGETVQGAIKKCVDQNKANIYDSPLYFELNEAVNKMSANTSFQEVMKDLNYRCGIQEVSIFTTTVMMNHRKGGALLVQSLKELSVSLWEKRKTVTRIKGEEASSKLVFPIIFIFGAVLIIVIYPALAIF
- a CDS encoding A24 family peptidase; translation: MQGQFIILIIFLCIVFYYDVRQSRIPNWLNVSGALVGLLYHLLVNQIDGLLNSVFGLLAGGLILLLLYFFKAIGAGDVKLFAAIGAICGVLFTLYAVMYSIIFAGIIGLIILLFTKTFLINMTLAFLHIMESIKDRTLTPLDDFKKNVSNRFPFIYAVVPGVFTSFYYMYIAQGGI
- a CDS encoding Flp1 family type IVb pilin, which translates into the protein MDQFSNFMKDFWNDEEGLETIEILLILAVLISIALLFKDRITSWANKLFDQVDKQLPGS
- a CDS encoding TadE/TadG family type IV pilus assembly protein, whose product is MKSFCKDDRGSFTIEASFVFPSLLLFTLLGVFFCIIIFQIGTANYVAQKAAAQTAYVWDNSNKDLETGEFAKKYYAGLDTGGDGLYWRITDNGILGIFGISGGLFPGKSLSGEKIENAEAAYNGSISVELTYNNKLVYSEVEAEASSSLYIPAFVTKLLGSNVVKAKSTHVVTETPELIRTFNFAKYMWTRFGAGGPASGLSIGSFFGGAK
- a CDS encoding lipoprotein, producing the protein MKKIIILFLAIAVIAGCSDDTSDKGSKEDSKEVSKDTTIPEGEVYSINETAEITNPKHGFTYEVTVNSFELTDKYKDKTMDELKVEGFPDAKLAVANVTIKNIGDQVFKPSQIKNLLLTVDGNGTGKMDLSPSLNVELEPGKEITKDLVFFCVIPSSELFLEFERYSEYEAKFSLPNAETNK